One segment of Dolichospermum sp. DET69 DNA contains the following:
- a CDS encoding AAA family ATPase, with translation MKLTSIKLCNFRSFYGKTPEITLAGGDVRNTTMIYGSNGAGKTSILNAFTWVLYEKFSAAFASTEQLVNKRAIAESQPSQPVECWVEVGWEHESNRYRATRGCRVYKNESDFIEAGKTQLKIQVAGDDGKWYFPLQQAEEIITQILPASLHQYFFFDGERIEEIVRSDNKAEIAAAIRTFLGVEVIELSIKHLKDAKKTLETDLKHIGDAETKQLLNQQEKQELEIENIHKRQTEINQELENYQTLKKEVSNKLRELSAVKELQERKQSLESQKDSLRDELKKTRENLKKVISARGYTVLLSETTTKFREIFTDLKQRGELTAGISREFVNDLLTSGRCICGADLREGTHTHFHVKNLMKKAGSSTVEETAIRMSAQVDEIDNQADSFWEEADREQARIHQLRENLSQVELELSGIQEQLRKDPNEEISSLQKRLDEIEAKIDELNREQGANQQEVSHLKTDIDALIKQISKQKQNEEKQSLAQRRINATQDAIERLSEVKNRQENQFRLQLEQRVQEIFSAISFTPYIPKISEKYELSLVENTTGIEAQVAASTGENQILSLSFIASIIDKVRDWSENRKMMMVPDSSTFPIVMDSPFGSLDTNSRRHIARTIPKLANQLIVLVTKTQWRVEVEEEIADKIGKEYVLVYYSSKPNCEQDFIELGRERYSLVRQSLNGFEYTEIIEVERER, from the coding sequence ATGAAGCTAACTTCGATTAAATTATGTAATTTTCGTTCCTTTTATGGGAAAACTCCCGAAATAACTTTAGCTGGTGGAGATGTTAGAAATACTACCATGATTTACGGGAGTAATGGAGCGGGTAAAACTAGTATTTTGAATGCGTTTACTTGGGTTTTATATGAAAAATTTAGTGCGGCTTTTGCGTCAACTGAACAGTTAGTAAATAAACGCGCAATTGCAGAATCTCAACCTAGTCAACCTGTGGAATGTTGGGTAGAAGTTGGTTGGGAACATGAAAGTAATCGTTATCGTGCTACTCGTGGTTGTCGGGTTTATAAAAATGAAAGTGATTTTATTGAAGCTGGGAAAACTCAGTTAAAAATTCAAGTTGCTGGAGATGACGGAAAATGGTATTTTCCTCTTCAGCAAGCTGAGGAAATTATTACTCAGATTTTACCAGCAAGTTTACATCAATATTTTTTCTTTGACGGTGAACGCATTGAAGAAATTGTTCGTTCTGATAATAAAGCGGAAATTGCAGCAGCAATTAGAACTTTTTTGGGTGTGGAAGTCATTGAACTTTCTATTAAACACCTGAAAGATGCTAAAAAAACTTTAGAAACTGATTTAAAACATATTGGTGACGCGGAAACTAAACAGTTGTTGAATCAGCAAGAAAAGCAAGAACTGGAAATTGAAAATATCCATAAACGTCAAACAGAAATAAATCAAGAGTTGGAAAATTATCAAACATTAAAAAAAGAAGTTAGTAATAAGTTACGAGAATTGAGTGCTGTTAAGGAATTACAGGAAAGAAAGCAAAGTTTAGAATCGCAAAAAGACAGTTTACGGGACGAATTGAAAAAAACACGGGAGAATTTAAAAAAAGTTATTTCCGCACGGGGTTATACAGTGCTGTTGTCAGAAACTACTACTAAGTTTCGGGAAATCTTCACAGATTTAAAACAACGTGGTGAATTAACTGCGGGAATTTCGCGGGAATTTGTCAATGATTTACTCACTTCTGGAAGATGTATTTGTGGTGCGGATTTAAGAGAAGGAACACATACTCATTTTCATGTCAAAAATCTCATGAAAAAAGCAGGTTCTTCAACTGTGGAAGAAACCGCAATTAGAATGAGCGCACAAGTTGATGAAATTGATAATCAAGCTGATTCTTTTTGGGAAGAAGCAGATAGAGAACAAGCCCGAATTCACCAGTTAAGGGAAAATTTATCACAAGTTGAACTGGAATTATCTGGTATTCAAGAACAATTACGAAAAGATCCGAATGAGGAAATTAGTAGTTTACAAAAACGCCTGGATGAAATTGAAGCTAAAATTGATGAATTAAATCGAGAACAGGGTGCAAATCAACAGGAAGTTTCTCACCTAAAAACAGATATTGATGCTTTGATAAAACAAATTTCTAAACAAAAACAGAATGAGGAAAAACAATCTTTAGCACAACGTCGGATTAATGCTACTCAAGATGCTATTGAACGGTTATCGGAAGTTAAAAACCGTCAAGAAAATCAATTTCGTCTGCAATTGGAACAACGAGTGCAGGAAATTTTCTCGGCTATTTCTTTTACTCCTTATATTCCCAAAATTAGCGAAAAGTATGAATTAAGTTTGGTGGAAAATACGACGGGAATTGAAGCACAAGTTGCAGCTTCAACGGGAGAAAATCAAATTCTCAGTTTATCTTTTATCGCTAGTATTATTGATAAGGTGCGTGACTGGAGTGAAAATCGAAAAATGATGATGGTTCCTGATAGTAGCACTTTTCCTATTGTTATGGATTCTCCTTTTGGGAGTTTAGATACTAATTCTCGTCGTCACATTGCGAGAACTATTCCTAAGTTAGCAAATCAGTTAATTGTGTTAGTAACTAAGACTCAATGGAGGGTAGAAGTTGAGGAGGAAATTGCTGATAAAATTGGGAAGGAATATGTGTTAGTTTATTATTCTTCTAAGCCTAATTGTGAACAGGATTTTATTGAGTTGGGGAGGGAAAGATATTCTTTGGTTAGACAAAGTTTGAATGGTTTTGAATATACGGAAATTATTGAAGTAGAAAGAGAGAGGTAA
- a CDS encoding STAS-like domain-containing protein → MLYKVYDIVGEYAITPDGGQKLYDQIHPCLLTDETVELDFAGVKVFASPFVNFAFGQLLKDIPSEKLNQLLEFTSLNADGWDVINHVMTRAKRYYSDEKYRNAVDTVITDMAASF, encoded by the coding sequence ATGCTGTATAAAGTTTACGATATAGTTGGCGAGTATGCCATCACTCCTGATGGTGGACAAAAGTTATATGATCAGATTCATCCATGTTTACTAACTGATGAAACTGTGGAGTTAGATTTTGCAGGAGTGAAGGTTTTTGCATCTCCATTTGTGAATTTTGCATTTGGTCAATTGTTAAAAGATATCCCATCTGAGAAGTTGAATCAATTGCTTGAATTTACTTCTCTCAATGCTGATGGATGGGATGTTATTAATCACGTAATGACTAGAGCTAAACGTTATTACTCTGATGAAAAATATCGTAATGCTGTGGATACGGTGATAACAGATATGGCTGCAAGTTTTTGA
- the uvrB gene encoding excinuclease ABC subunit UvrB, with the protein MDFQLQAPFVPTGDQPQAIAQLSASIQEGNHYQTLLGATGTGKTFSIAAVIEKVGRPTLVLAHNKTLAAQLCNELREFFPHNAVEYFVSYYDYYQPEAYLPVTDTYIEKTSAINEEIDMLRHSATRSLFERKDVIVVASISCIYGLGMPAEYLKAAIRLQLGMEIDPRQVLRDLTAVQYTRNDIEMGRGKFRVRGDVLEISPAYEDRIIRVEFFGDEIDAIRYVDPVSGEILHSLEAVNIYPARHFVTPKERVEIACADIADELKQQQLTLESMGKLVEAQRIDQRTRYDLEMLREVGYCNGVENYSRHLAGRQAGEPPECLIDYFSKDWLLVIDESHVTVPQIRGMYNGDQARKKVLIDHGFRLPSAADNRPLQAEEFWQKVNQCIFVSATPGNWELEISEDNIIEQVIRPTGVIDPEIFVRPTEGQIDDLLGEIKDRVDLQERTLVTTLTKRMAEDLTEYLAERGIKIRYLHSEINSIQRIEILQDLRNGVFDVLVGVNLLREGLDLPEVSLVAIMDADKEGFLRTERSLIQTIGRAARHIRGKAILYADKLTGSMIKAIDETDRRRGIQTAYNKLHGITPQPIIKKSTNSILSFLDASRRLNATDLKMVDEHLDEISLEDIPELIMLLEKQMKEAAKKMEFEEAGKLRDRIKHLRDKMLGR; encoded by the coding sequence ATGGATTTTCAACTCCAAGCACCCTTTGTCCCTACCGGTGATCAACCACAAGCGATCGCTCAACTTTCTGCCAGTATTCAAGAAGGAAATCATTATCAAACATTACTCGGTGCCACAGGAACGGGTAAGACATTTTCCATAGCCGCTGTCATTGAAAAAGTCGGTAGGCCTACCCTAGTATTAGCACATAATAAGACCTTAGCCGCCCAGTTATGTAACGAACTGCGGGAGTTTTTTCCTCATAATGCAGTTGAGTATTTTGTCAGTTATTACGATTACTATCAACCCGAAGCATACCTTCCCGTTACTGATACTTATATAGAAAAAACATCAGCAATTAATGAAGAAATAGATATGTTGCGACATTCCGCAACTCGTTCTTTATTTGAACGCAAGGATGTAATTGTTGTAGCTTCCATTAGTTGTATTTACGGTTTAGGAATGCCGGCGGAATACCTGAAAGCCGCAATTCGGTTACAATTAGGAATGGAAATTGATCCCCGTCAAGTTTTAAGGGATTTAACAGCAGTTCAATATACTCGTAATGACATCGAAATGGGGAGAGGAAAATTTCGGGTTCGCGGTGATGTTTTAGAAATTTCCCCTGCTTATGAAGATAGAATTATTCGCGTGGAATTTTTCGGTGATGAAATTGATGCAATTAGATATGTTGATCCTGTTTCTGGGGAAATTCTCCACAGTTTAGAAGCGGTTAATATCTATCCTGCGCGTCACTTTGTTACCCCCAAAGAAAGAGTAGAAATTGCTTGTGCAGATATCGCTGATGAATTAAAACAGCAACAATTAACATTAGAATCCATGGGTAAATTAGTCGAAGCCCAACGCATAGATCAACGCACCCGTTATGATTTAGAAATGTTACGAGAAGTGGGATATTGTAACGGCGTAGAAAATTACTCCCGTCATTTAGCAGGTAGACAAGCGGGAGAACCTCCAGAATGTTTAATTGATTATTTTTCTAAAGATTGGTTATTAGTGATAGATGAATCTCATGTTACTGTTCCCCAAATTCGGGGAATGTATAACGGAGATCAAGCTAGGAAAAAAGTATTAATTGATCATGGTTTTCGGCTTCCCAGTGCGGCGGATAATCGTCCTTTACAAGCGGAAGAATTTTGGCAAAAAGTTAATCAATGTATTTTCGTTTCTGCGACTCCAGGAAATTGGGAATTAGAAATTTCTGAAGATAATATTATTGAACAGGTAATTAGACCAACGGGAGTAATTGACCCAGAAATATTTGTGCGTCCCACTGAGGGACAAATTGATGATTTATTAGGAGAAATAAAAGATCGAGTTGACCTTCAGGAAAGAACTTTGGTTACTACATTAACTAAACGCATGGCGGAGGATTTAACTGAATATTTAGCAGAGAGGGGAATTAAAATCAGATATTTGCATTCAGAAATTAATTCTATTCAACGCATTGAAATATTACAAGATTTGCGAAATGGGGTTTTTGATGTGTTAGTCGGTGTCAATTTACTGCGGGAAGGTTTAGATTTACCCGAAGTTTCTTTAGTAGCGATTATGGACGCAGATAAAGAAGGTTTTTTGCGGACTGAACGTTCTCTAATTCAAACTATCGGTCGGGCTGCGCGTCATATTAGAGGAAAAGCAATTTTATATGCTGATAAATTAACAGGTAGTATGATTAAAGCCATTGATGAAACTGATAGAAGAAGAGGAATTCAAACGGCTTATAATAAATTGCATGGAATTACACCTCAACCGATTATCAAAAAGTCTACTAATTCGATTTTATCATTTTTAGATGCCTCTCGGCGGTTAAATGCAACTGATTTAAAAATGGTTGATGAACATTTAGATGAAATATCCTTAGAAGACATTCCAGAGTTAATTATGCTGTTAGAAAAACAAATGAAGGAAGCAGCGAAGAAGATGGAATTTGAAGAGGCTGGAAAATTGCGCGATCGCATTAAGCATTTGCGAGATAAAATGTTGGGTAGATAA
- a CDS encoding DNA phosphorothioation-associated protein 4: protein MAETGRIRIAKDKAELVKSLTSADGGTGPFQTFADVIVFAAALGVKYKKRVPLEEISKREPAPIRLEVFATTGHDILIKLLGINETKEIKILSLNEEEYDIQRNHIFEEYANAGLEILQNELRGAVDYSERILLFLSYERTKIEKEDEEFDLTKFLS, encoded by the coding sequence ATGGCGGAAACTGGTAGAATCAGGATTGCTAAGGATAAAGCTGAATTAGTAAAAAGTTTAACTTCTGCTGATGGGGGAACTGGTCCTTTTCAGACTTTCGCTGATGTGATTGTTTTTGCTGCTGCTTTGGGTGTAAAGTATAAAAAGCGTGTTCCTTTGGAGGAGATTTCTAAACGTGAACCTGCTCCAATTCGGTTAGAAGTTTTTGCTACAACTGGACATGATATTTTAATTAAATTATTGGGAATAAATGAAACTAAGGAAATTAAAATACTCTCTCTCAATGAGGAAGAATACGATATTCAACGTAACCATATTTTTGAAGAATATGCTAATGCTGGACTGGAAATATTACAAAATGAGTTACGTGGTGCAGTAGATTATTCTGAGCGAATTTTACTATTTCTCAGTTATGAAAGAACAAAGATAGAAAAAGAAGACGAGGAATTTGATCTAACAAAATTCCTGTCTTGA
- a CDS encoding Uma2 family endonuclease codes for MVIANLLNIVTDTWVNVSWDEFMEFVDHPNYQQGRFYYYQDYMRIEMSPVGSIHGNNNNVVANVVNLYATLKNIKIKGWVNTSFRRTSESECQPDLAFYIGEKIKFPPLNNSPVNINELAAPTLVVEIAASSINDDLGFKRLLYERLGVKEYWVMNANNDDIIAFEIVDGGSRRIEESKVLPGLQLATVKEAIHRSLTQDDGEVNRWLLGIFS; via the coding sequence ATGGTTATTGCTAATTTACTAAATATCGTTACAGATACCTGGGTAAATGTCAGTTGGGATGAGTTTATGGAATTTGTTGATCATCCTAATTATCAACAGGGAAGATTTTATTATTATCAAGATTACATGAGGATAGAAATGTCACCAGTTGGTTCAATTCATGGAAACAATAATAATGTTGTTGCAAATGTTGTTAATCTGTATGCGACATTGAAAAACATTAAGATTAAAGGCTGGGTAAATACCAGTTTTCGCAGAACTAGTGAAAGTGAATGTCAACCTGATTTAGCTTTTTATATTGGTGAGAAAATAAAATTTCCCCCTTTGAATAATTCTCCTGTAAATATTAATGAGTTAGCAGCACCAACTTTAGTTGTAGAAATTGCTGCTTCTTCTATTAATGATGATTTGGGTTTTAAGCGGTTACTCTATGAACGTTTAGGGGTAAAGGAATATTGGGTAATGAATGCTAATAATGATGATATTATTGCTTTTGAAATAGTTGATGGTGGTAGTAGGAGAATTGAGGAATCAAAGGTGTTACCAGGTTTACAATTAGCTACTGTTAAGGAAGCTATTCACCGCAGTTTAACTCAAGATGATGGTGAGGTGAATCGTTGGTTGTTGGGAATTTTTAGTTAA
- a CDS encoding Uma2 family endonuclease: MRLNAETVTIAKWSLDDYHRMIEIGLLAGRQVELLNGEIINMAPEGPEHAQINTDSAEYLRELLGSKALVRDAKPITIPNSNSEPEPDLAIVEPLRAIYRSHHPYPENIFWLIEYSKTTLSKDLDVKRKTYAAALINEYWVVDLKNQQLKVFREPINGNYSRELTFTYGEISPLAFPEIKISIQRLLQGF, from the coding sequence ATGAGATTAAATGCAGAGACAGTTACTATTGCTAAATGGAGTTTAGACGACTATCATCGTATGATTGAAATTGGCCTTTTAGCTGGTCGTCAAGTTGAACTACTAAATGGAGAAATTATCAACATGGCACCGGAAGGACCAGAACACGCGCAAATTAATACTGACTCTGCTGAATATTTGCGAGAATTACTCGGTTCAAAAGCACTGGTAAGAGATGCAAAACCTATTACAATACCTAATAGCAATTCAGAACCAGAACCAGATTTAGCAATAGTTGAACCACTGCGGGCTATTTATCGCAGTCATCATCCTTATCCTGAAAATATATTTTGGTTAATCGAATATTCTAAAACTACCCTAAGTAAAGATTTAGATGTAAAACGCAAAACCTATGCTGCTGCATTAATTAATGAGTATTGGGTAGTAGACTTAAAAAATCAACAATTAAAAGTGTTTAGAGAACCAATAAATGGTAATTATTCTAGAGAATTAACCTTTACTTACGGTGAAATATCTCCCTTAGCATTTCCAGAAATTAAAATTTCTATTCAACGGTTACTACAAGGATTTTAA
- a CDS encoding Uma2 family endonuclease, with product MVAIPDRIYMSPEEFLEWEEQQDIKHEYINGEVFAMTGGTIPHTTIALNLAAGLKNHLRGGKCRPFMADAKVGISGNGPFHYPDVMVSCDQRDKQAIKFIQFPCLIVEVLSPSTEAYDRGGKFQQYRRIETLQEYVLISADKISLDCFRLNEKGLWELHPFVEGDEVHLVSVDFTFPLSLVYEDVF from the coding sequence ATGGTTGCTATTCCTGATAGAATTTATATGAGTCCTGAAGAGTTTTTGGAGTGGGAAGAACAGCAAGATATTAAACATGAATATATTAATGGTGAAGTTTTTGCTATGACTGGGGGAACTATCCCTCATACTACTATTGCTTTAAATTTGGCTGCTGGGTTAAAAAATCATTTGCGTGGGGGGAAATGTCGTCCTTTTATGGCAGATGCTAAAGTGGGTATATCGGGAAATGGTCCGTTTCATTATCCAGATGTCATGGTAAGTTGTGATCAACGGGATAAACAAGCGATTAAGTTTATTCAATTTCCTTGTTTAATTGTTGAGGTGCTTTCTCCAAGTACGGAAGCTTATGATAGGGGGGGAAAGTTTCAGCAATATAGAAGGATTGAAACTTTACAAGAATATGTTTTAATTAGTGCTGATAAAATTAGTTTAGATTGTTTTCGCTTAAACGAGAAGGGTTTATGGGAGTTACATCCTTTTGTTGAGGGTGATGAGGTACATTTAGTTAGTGTTGATTTTACGTTTCCTCTTTCTCTGGTTTATGAGGATGTTTTTTGA
- a CDS encoding transposase has protein sequence MIKKTHKNYQEIDRLCFLSKNLYNAANYLIRQSFFETGKILNYNQIQKLLQSEFDYKNLPAKVSQQILIILDKNWKAFFQAQKADQENPSKFLGKPKLPKYKHKENGRNLLVYTIQALSKPFLSKGLIKLSQTEIVFPTQAKEIAQVRVIPKLNHYVVEVIYHQEEKPKQVDNKRIASIDLGLNNLASVTFNQAGLIPFLINGRPLKSINHFFNKKKAELQAILKNKTSKRLQTLCTKRNLKVDDYLHKASRYLINKLVELNIGTLVIGKNEGWKQELNIGSKNNQNFTQIPHTRFIEQLTYKAELQGISVIITEESYTSKSSFLDQDVLPKYKKGETHSFSGKRIKRGLYKSALGILINADVNGSLNILKKAIPNAFADGIQGIVVSPVKVTLSK, from the coding sequence ATCATCAAAAAAACTCATAAAAACTATCAAGAAATTGATAGGCTGTGCTTTCTTTCCAAAAATCTCTATAATGCTGCCAACTACTTAATTAGACAATCCTTCTTTGAAACTGGTAAGATTCTCAATTATAATCAGATCCAAAAATTATTACAAAGTGAGTTTGATTACAAAAATCTACCAGCGAAAGTAAGCCAGCAAATATTAATAATTTTAGATAAGAATTGGAAAGCATTTTTTCAAGCACAAAAAGCTGATCAAGAAAACCCATCTAAGTTTTTGGGTAAACCAAAATTACCTAAATACAAACATAAGGAAAATGGGAGAAACCTGTTAGTTTATACCATACAGGCTTTGTCTAAACCATTTCTATCAAAAGGACTTATTAAACTTAGCCAGACTGAGATAGTTTTCCCTACTCAGGCTAAAGAAATAGCACAAGTTAGGGTGATTCCCAAGCTTAATCATTATGTTGTTGAGGTGATTTATCATCAAGAAGAAAAACCAAAACAGGTAGATAATAAAAGAATTGCCAGTATTGATTTAGGATTAAATAATTTGGCTTCTGTAACTTTCAATCAAGCAGGTTTAATACCTTTCTTGATCAATGGCAGACCGTTAAAATCCATTAATCATTTTTTTAACAAAAAGAAAGCTGAATTACAGGCGATTCTCAAAAATAAGACATCAAAAAGATTACAGACTCTCTGTACAAAACGCAATTTGAAGGTTGATGACTACTTGCATAAAGCCAGCAGATATTTAATCAATAAGTTAGTTGAATTAAATATAGGTACTTTGGTAATTGGCAAAAATGAAGGTTGGAAACAAGAACTTAATATAGGTTCTAAAAATAACCAAAATTTTACTCAAATACCACATACTAGATTTATTGAACAGTTGACTTATAAAGCAGAATTACAGGGAATATCTGTAATTATCACCGAAGAAAGCTATACATCTAAATCTAGTTTTTTAGATCAAGATGTACTCCCCAAATATAAAAAAGGGGAAACCCATTCTTTTAGCGGTAAGAGAATTAAACGTGGTCTATATAAATCGGCTCTTGGTATTTTAATTAATGCAGATGTAAATGGTTCACTAAATATTCTCAAAAAAGCAATCCCTAATGCTTTTGCAGATGGGATACAGGGGATTGTAGTTTCCCCAGTAAAGGTAACACTTTCAAAGTAA
- a CDS encoding HNH endonuclease — translation MSNFVLVLDTNKKPLTPIHPGDARFLLNQQKAAVFRRFPFTIILKEPKSDVPTQPIELKIDPGSKTTGFALVQNNKVIWGMELQHRGLAIKESLETRKGVRRGRRSRHTRYRQARFLNRTKPQGWLAPSLSHRVLTINTWVKRLCNFAPITDIVQEIARFDLQQLENPEISGFEYQQGELQGYEVREYLLNKWNRKCAYCNAENVPLQVEHIKPKAKGGTNRISNLCLACEKCNIKKGTQDIEKFLVKKPELLKQILSQAKHPLKDASAVNSTRWALFNKLKETGLPITTGSGGLTKFNRTRLGLPKTHWIDAACVGKVETLKILTTKILTVKSTGHSCRRFCRINKFGFPCTEPKQIFTHVSTGDFVKATLHKDRKNITSGNYVSRVKTPTKNGCEIVINGFRVEFSTMKDITKVHCSDGYSYV, via the coding sequence ATGTCTAATTTTGTTCTAGTTCTGGATACCAACAAAAAACCACTTACTCCAATCCATCCAGGAGATGCACGTTTTTTATTAAATCAACAAAAAGCTGCTGTATTTAGAAGATTTCCATTTACCATAATTTTGAAAGAACCTAAATCTGACGTTCCAACTCAACCGATTGAATTAAAAATAGATCCAGGGAGTAAAACTACAGGTTTTGCGTTAGTTCAAAATAATAAAGTCATCTGGGGTATGGAATTACAACACAGAGGTTTAGCTATTAAAGAAAGCCTAGAAACTCGAAAAGGAGTAAGGCGAGGAAGACGTTCTAGACATACTCGTTATCGTCAAGCTAGATTTCTTAACCGCACTAAACCTCAAGGTTGGTTAGCACCTTCTTTAAGCCATAGAGTTTTAACTATTAACACTTGGGTCAAAAGATTATGTAATTTTGCCCCAATAACTGACATAGTTCAAGAGATTGCTAGGTTTGACCTACAGCAGCTAGAAAACCCGGAGATATCAGGCTTTGAGTATCAACAGGGAGAGTTACAAGGGTATGAAGTCCGTGAATATCTTTTGAATAAATGGAATAGAAAATGTGCATACTGTAATGCTGAAAATGTCCCTTTACAAGTTGAGCATATTAAACCAAAAGCCAAAGGAGGAACTAATAGAATTTCTAATTTGTGTCTAGCTTGTGAGAAATGCAATATCAAAAAAGGTACTCAAGATATTGAGAAGTTTTTAGTAAAAAAGCCTGAGTTGTTGAAGCAAATTTTATCCCAAGCCAAGCACCCACTAAAAGATGCGTCTGCTGTAAATTCAACGAGATGGGCTTTATTTAATAAGTTAAAAGAAACTGGATTACCTATAACAACAGGTTCAGGAGGTTTAACTAAGTTTAATAGAACTCGTTTAGGATTGCCTAAAACTCATTGGATTGATGCTGCTTGTGTAGGGAAAGTTGAAACTCTCAAAATACTTACAACAAAAATTTTAACAGTAAAAAGCACGGGGCATAGTTGCAGAAGATTCTGTAGGATCAATAAATTTGGTTTTCCTTGCACCGAGCCTAAACAAATATTCACTCATGTTTCTACAGGAGATTTTGTTAAGGCTACTTTGCACAAAGATCGTAAAAATATAACTTCTGGAAACTATGTAAGTCGTGTTAAAACTCCCACAAAAAACGGATGTGAGATTGTTATCAATGGTTTTAGAGTTGAATTTTCAACAATGAAAGATATTACTAAGGTTCATTGTAGTGACGGATATAGCTACGTTTGA
- a CDS encoding DNA sulfur modification protein DndB: MSQTNDANSNSNLSDIKANFITVLAPLFSKHYLESCYPGLIFHQGQRKMLQINVRAKDLPTLLQAKPSTKNDPDSGKNRPEVKGHAKEIKDYVIERAQANKPWVLGTITANVDEQDIKIHELGNGFCIVVIPNGIKLDITDGQHRKTAIHELIFSSDSHLIDNNQFAITLILEGEQRQCQTDFKDMAQTKQLDNSLLLSFGEFEGRVGITKSLIQQVRMFNEKTNKIGRSASTKQKLIYTTNFLARFVSCVFVNNPNDELKGYNVEKVSESLTDCLNKFFSECKDTKGISETSIDKLTVHQVGSFQESCLLGVSVGIEILGRLLHYTYDEDNNYFDEQRVAQLAELDWSRRNSLWENNVIRKTGNSDYEIVNRVNPVADAVRAVKVALEWT, translated from the coding sequence ATGTCTCAAACAAACGATGCTAACAGCAATAGCAATCTATCTGATATCAAAGCTAATTTCATTACCGTTCTTGCACCGCTTTTTTCTAAACATTATCTAGAGTCATGCTATCCAGGGTTAATTTTTCACCAGGGACAGCGAAAAATGTTGCAAATAAATGTACGCGCTAAAGATTTACCCACTCTTCTTCAAGCTAAACCTTCTACTAAGAATGATCCTGATTCGGGTAAAAATCGTCCAGAGGTTAAGGGTCATGCGAAAGAAATAAAGGACTATGTTATAGAACGCGCTCAAGCTAACAAACCGTGGGTTTTAGGAACAATTACAGCCAATGTTGATGAACAGGATATTAAAATACATGAATTAGGAAACGGATTTTGTATAGTCGTTATTCCTAATGGTATTAAATTAGATATTACTGATGGACAACACCGTAAAACTGCAATTCATGAATTAATTTTTAGTAGTGATAGCCATTTAATTGATAATAACCAGTTTGCAATTACTCTCATTTTAGAAGGAGAACAACGCCAGTGTCAAACTGACTTCAAAGATATGGCTCAAACTAAACAACTAGATAATTCATTATTGTTATCATTTGGCGAGTTTGAAGGTAGAGTTGGTATTACTAAAAGCCTAATACAACAAGTAAGAATGTTTAATGAAAAAACCAATAAAATTGGAAGAAGCGCATCTACTAAGCAAAAGTTGATTTATACAACTAACTTTTTGGCACGTTTTGTAAGTTGTGTTTTTGTAAATAATCCAAACGATGAACTTAAAGGTTATAACGTTGAGAAAGTATCTGAATCTTTAACTGATTGCTTGAATAAATTTTTCTCAGAATGTAAAGATACAAAAGGAATTTCTGAAACATCGATTGACAAGCTTACAGTTCATCAAGTAGGTTCATTTCAGGAATCTTGTTTATTGGGGGTAAGTGTTGGTATCGAAATATTGGGAAGATTGTTGCACTACACGTATGATGAAGATAATAATTATTTTGATGAACAGCGAGTTGCTCAACTAGCAGAACTTGACTGGTCACGGAGAAATAGTCTTTGGGAAAATAATGTAATCAGAAAAACTGGTAATTCTGATTATGAAATTGTTAATAGAGTAAATCCTGTAGCAGATGCTGTCAGAGCAGTAAAAGTTGCACTAGAATGGACATAA
- the arfB gene encoding aminoacyl-tRNA hydrolase codes for MIEISQTVIIPDSDIEISAIRSQGAGGQNVNKVATAIHLRFDIGASSLPEIYKERLFKLKDHRITLEGVVVIKAQEYRSQEQNKEEACRRLQELIKSVSVLPRKRKRTKPTRNSQRKRLDSKNKRGQIKLTRGKITE; via the coding sequence ATGATAGAAATTTCCCAGACAGTAATTATTCCTGATAGCGATATTGAAATTAGTGCAATTCGTTCTCAGGGTGCAGGTGGTCAAAATGTTAATAAGGTAGCTACTGCTATTCATTTGCGCTTTGATATTGGTGCTTCGTCGTTACCAGAAATCTATAAAGAACGGCTTTTTAAATTGAAAGATCACCGCATTACTCTTGAGGGAGTTGTGGTTATTAAAGCGCAGGAATACCGCAGTCAAGAACAGAATAAGGAGGAGGCTTGCAGACGACTTCAAGAACTGATTAAAAGTGTGTCTGTTTTACCCCGAAAACGTAAACGAACTAAACCAACTCGCAATTCTCAAAGAAAACGTCTTGATAGTAAAAACAAACGGGGACAAATTAAATTGACTAGAGGAAAAATTACAGAATAA